GCACACAGTGTTAGCAGGGTGGTAGCCTTTGGGAACATAGACTTTCTCCATATTGAAATAATTTTGCGACATCTTATTACGGAGATGTGACATTTATGTGAAAACAAAACAGAATGTGATTCTAGTGCTGTATCACGACCTACTTATACAGAGGTGTAATTAGTCTGTTTAAAATGAACTTAGATTATTAGCTCTGCGATCTGAGGCTAGCTTGACTTCATTGGTTTCTTGTTTACATGCTCTTTGATGGTGATGGCATAAGTCTGTGATTAAGTTGCAAAGATTATTCCCAGCAAATGATAATTTGCCTGTACATAAAGAGATATTGAGCGAATTTTGAAGCATACCGCACTTTGTTATGCTCACTGTTGCAATTGCTGTTTAAAACGATATATATGAAACTATAGGCATTAATTGTGTCTGGGTTTATGCTGATGTGTCATCTTTTTAGAGAGGGGATTGGCAAAGGGAATATATTATTGGTGCAGCTGAGTGTGTGAGTAACAGGATGTTGTCGCTCACTGAAAGAGTTGAGATATGTGGTAGGGGCAAACTATGGAAAAAGTTGAATTTGTCGAATTACTATCAAAAATTGATTCGTTGGATAATGAACAATTAAAGATGCTGTATTTGCAATCTAAGCAAGCCTATAACTTGCATAAAATGTCCGAAGTGAGTGAAATAATCACTCAAGAGGAGCTTGAATTACTGCTACAGCGGTAAAAGGGCAGTTTTAAGACGTAACACCAATCCAACGAGTCGCTGATCGTTCTTATTGATGAAAAGCACTGGCAACTGCGCTGTAGATTTATATAGATAGAACAGCTTGCTAGTGCCTTTAGTATCTTGTGTGTTCAGCGTGCTTGTTCTTTTCTGCTTTTTTCTTATACCTTTCTTTATCTGCATGGGCCAATATGCCATCAGGGTCGGATAAGTTTCCAGCGTGGTAGGGCACAATGCTGATACTTAGATCTATATCAAAGCTTTGACGCATCAAACTTGTGGTTTGGTATAAATACTCGACCCATTGGTGAGTTGCTTCATTATTATCTGTTGGCAAGAGTACGACAAATTCATCCCCACCAATACGATAAATTTTACTGCCATCTGGGCTAGTTGAACTCAGTATAGTTGCAAGCTCAATCAGTAATTCGTCGCCACGTTTGTGTCCAAAGCGATCATTTACTTTTTTAAAGTTATCAATGTTTATATATGCCAGCACACCACGCTGAAGCTGAATAGCAATAGCATCGAAACGGCGAAAGAGTGCGCGTCGATTTTCCAGCTGGGTTAAGTCAT
The nucleotide sequence above comes from Photobacterium swingsii. Encoded proteins:
- a CDS encoding GGDEF domain-containing protein; protein product: MNKVSQLPARLAIVVCIGVLFSAFVPSSGMLEVMTSIMTLVLIIMLLREDFGREMKGWLLLAFGTYSIGVIADLLDEVPELNDHWLIDNSDDVFMHIGVFLMCLCFIKMLQQRQNLIAHLNTQIEKAHHLEEELSKHAFQDDLTQLENRRALFRRFDAIAIQLQRGVLAYINIDNFKKVNDRFGHKRGDELLIELATILSSTSPDGSKIYRIGGDEFVVLLPTDNNEATHQWVEYLYQTTSLMRQSFDIDLSISIVPYHAGNLSDPDGILAHADKERYKKKAEKNKHAEHTRY